In one Pseudomonas sp. 31-12 genomic region, the following are encoded:
- a CDS encoding relaxase/mobilization nuclease domain-containing protein: MINEQFDYSDSSESRVSYIFAELEKDREKRPFIEFLGGNIIAGDPLVRSINSDGTGRVEVDTSQIAAEMNGHANKYKGTSKQLFAHYMLSLATGESLSNKELLDCAKHYMKALGYGKGAKWVATVHNDTDNQHVHIVACRAHMIHGEIAPNGKPRPPQFSVVSDSSGYKKGWEACRELEAKYNLQAIENPDHCFAKNGDLFRKGNDQAKILRGIFGDLWKEGKPKTFSELVLALNERGVAAQVKTEAKNPTHIKGIMFKLNRPDGRWISGSKLKGTRLTFEQLIRKEGINYNPSRDNGLLGLPPNAYTLVQSVKNPMPTYQEAGCVTAFRRVYVKLPQNNVRMRSYVKNRGRLFGIYADAGSSYLGFNASFHLRLRKKSRNEVEIEIEAERVAKIMKLMLSIIKRAIDDFFDGLEVEFEEMAPSNELPDTALRLNVPAGVDLPVGDMIDVMELVAEEEIEKQVKYLASLCRGVTVAEPEQKLEA; encoded by the coding sequence ATGATTAATGAACAATTTGATTATTCAGACTCATCGGAAAGCAGAGTTTCCTACATTTTTGCTGAGCTGGAGAAGGATCGTGAAAAGCGCCCATTCATTGAATTTTTAGGAGGTAATATCATTGCGGGCGACCCATTGGTACGTTCTATAAACAGTGACGGAACTGGGCGTGTCGAGGTCGATACCTCTCAGATTGCTGCTGAGATGAATGGTCATGCGAATAAATATAAGGGGACATCTAAGCAACTGTTTGCACACTATATGCTTTCGTTGGCAACAGGCGAGTCACTCAGCAATAAGGAATTGTTAGACTGCGCCAAACATTATATGAAAGCCCTAGGCTATGGAAAGGGCGCAAAATGGGTTGCAACCGTTCATAACGACACTGATAACCAGCATGTTCACATTGTTGCATGTCGCGCTCATATGATTCATGGTGAAATAGCGCCAAATGGAAAACCTCGTCCACCTCAATTCTCAGTTGTTAGTGATAGCAGTGGATATAAAAAAGGCTGGGAAGCATGCCGAGAGCTTGAGGCCAAATATAATTTGCAGGCCATAGAGAATCCTGATCATTGCTTCGCCAAAAACGGAGATTTATTTAGAAAGGGTAATGATCAGGCAAAAATACTCAGAGGGATTTTTGGAGATTTATGGAAAGAGGGCAAGCCAAAAACATTCTCCGAACTAGTTTTGGCTTTGAATGAAAGAGGTGTAGCAGCCCAGGTCAAAACTGAGGCAAAGAACCCTACGCACATTAAAGGCATCATGTTCAAATTAAACCGACCGGACGGCAGATGGATCTCTGGCTCAAAGCTAAAAGGCACGCGCCTTACGTTTGAGCAGCTAATTCGGAAGGAGGGCATCAATTACAATCCGTCACGTGACAACGGTTTACTCGGCCTGCCTCCTAATGCTTATACCCTCGTCCAGAGCGTAAAGAACCCCATGCCTACGTACCAGGAGGCTGGGTGCGTGACTGCGTTCAGGCGTGTGTACGTAAAGCTTCCACAGAACAACGTACGCATGCGGTCATACGTAAAGAATAGGGGGCGGTTGTTCGGTATCTATGCGGACGCGGGCTCAAGCTACCTCGGGTTCAATGCTTCTTTCCACCTTCGCCTTAGAAAGAAATCTAGGAACGAGGTCGAAATTGAAATTGAGGCAGAGCGCGTCGCTAAAATCATGAAGCTAATGTTGAGCATAATTAAGCGCGCAATTGACGATTTCTTTGATGGCCTTGAAGTCGAGTTCGAAGAAATGGCTCCATCGAATGAGCTGCCGGATACCGCCTTACGGCTAAATGTACCAGCGGGGGTCGATCTGCCTGTGGGAGATATGATTGATGTAATGGAACTGGTCGCTGAGGAAGAGATTGAAAAGCAGGTGAAATACTTGGCATCCCTTTGCAGAGGTGTCACTGTCGCTGAACCAGAGCAGAAACTAGAAGCATAA
- a CDS encoding DUF4113 domain-containing protein, with translation MVRFASEPAVAPWSMKQQLLGKNYTTRWEDVMRVNA, from the coding sequence TTGGTTCGCTTCGCTAGCGAGCCTGCTGTCGCGCCCTGGTCCATGAAGCAGCAGTTGCTTGGCAAAAATTACACAACCCGATGGGAAGACGTTATGAGAGTGAACGCATGA
- a CDS encoding adenylate/guanylate cyclase domain-containing protein → MSKNWNHDRALQHINKKLKDVESVTIKDYVRDMSLQSIPTNVAYRVDGVHLYADIQNLSDMLNITAVEGTDCHKRTLRFLDQHYRAVKRILDRVDGRRVDFHSQRLHALFTKPYNSDTDAEKKRVQRAVATAQLIIDVLAETGDDDQQIPAAKVRIGIDSGLALAVNNGRNGYREPLFLGDPANHAAKLASNNTARGIYLTNAARAAIDLVEKDSPEKSALSKDEVSACQDATKLGVTAEDIVEEWREDLKKNPIGIFQFSRQTPPLCNMDIMALTPGNSKRQEMVSLYADIDGFTAYVADNIDDNAEDVVRTLHVLRAEMERVVTSDFEGRRVRFIGDCIQALTCEGTSQTTDEEKSVSESTRLAGALRSSFNLSIDRLKESGYESGDLGLAIGFDLGPVSVTRLGRHADRVRCAIGRKVIESENRQCACKGDETAIGQAAYDAGSEAVKKLFGTRRKVANLDYVEATEGLADDGDESAKNARAAAYAGSPAIIKSDERIVEPYMTGVLEEVGLR, encoded by the coding sequence ATGAGCAAGAACTGGAACCATGATCGAGCGCTTCAGCACATCAACAAAAAACTGAAAGACGTAGAGAGCGTCACTATCAAAGACTATGTTCGCGACATGTCGCTGCAATCGATTCCGACGAACGTTGCGTATCGGGTTGATGGCGTCCACCTTTACGCGGATATCCAAAATCTGAGCGACATGCTGAACATTACGGCAGTCGAAGGTACCGATTGCCATAAGCGGACGCTGCGCTTCCTGGATCAGCACTACCGTGCGGTGAAACGCATTCTGGACCGTGTTGATGGGCGTCGTGTCGACTTTCACAGCCAACGTCTACATGCGCTTTTCACTAAACCCTACAACAGCGATACAGACGCTGAGAAGAAGCGCGTGCAGCGCGCAGTAGCCACCGCGCAATTGATCATCGATGTTCTTGCTGAGACGGGTGATGATGATCAGCAAATTCCAGCTGCGAAGGTTCGTATCGGCATCGATAGCGGCTTAGCACTGGCAGTCAACAACGGCCGTAATGGTTATCGTGAGCCCTTATTCCTTGGCGACCCGGCGAACCATGCTGCCAAACTCGCTAGCAACAATACGGCCCGCGGCATTTACCTCACCAATGCGGCCCGAGCTGCAATAGACCTTGTTGAGAAAGACTCCCCTGAAAAGTCGGCCCTTTCCAAGGATGAGGTGAGCGCGTGCCAAGACGCTACGAAGCTTGGTGTGACTGCGGAAGACATCGTTGAAGAGTGGCGAGAGGATTTGAAAAAGAACCCTATTGGCATTTTTCAGTTTTCTCGACAGACCCCGCCGCTCTGCAACATGGACATCATGGCGCTTACACCTGGCAACTCTAAACGGCAGGAAATGGTGAGCCTGTACGCGGATATCGACGGCTTCACGGCTTACGTTGCCGATAACATCGACGACAACGCAGAGGATGTAGTCCGCACCCTGCACGTGCTTCGAGCAGAAATGGAGCGGGTAGTAACGTCCGATTTTGAAGGGCGCCGGGTGCGGTTCATTGGCGACTGTATACAAGCGCTCACTTGCGAGGGTACATCGCAGACCACTGATGAAGAAAAATCTGTGTCCGAGTCTACCCGGCTCGCCGGTGCACTGCGAAGCAGCTTCAATCTTTCTATCGATCGATTGAAGGAATCGGGATACGAAAGCGGCGACCTCGGGCTGGCCATTGGTTTTGACCTCGGCCCGGTTTCGGTTACTCGCCTAGGACGGCACGCTGATCGCGTACGTTGCGCGATTGGCCGCAAAGTCATCGAGTCAGAGAATCGTCAGTGCGCCTGCAAGGGCGATGAAACTGCAATCGGCCAGGCAGCATATGACGCCGGCTCTGAAGCGGTGAAAAAGCTATTTGGTACTCGTCGAAAGGTTGCCAATCTAGACTACGTAGAAGCCACAGAGGGTTTGGCTGACGACGGGGATGAGTCGGCAAAGAATGCTCGTGCGGCTGCTTATGCTGGTTCTCCTGCCATCATCAAGTCAGACGAGCGCATAGTTGAGCCTTACATGACTGGTGTGCTTGAAGAAGTAGGCTTGCGTTGA
- a CDS encoding ferric reductase-like transmembrane domain-containing protein, with translation MNAQIPRYHGWSLFGLLSLLVLSMTALILAFNPDLIEATRTAIRATARTSFALFLAAFTASAFAVLVPSPLSKTLVRERRFIGLAFAFSHLVHAALIYTYGQLNPEFWPGRTTVGNIPGSIGYLFIILMTLTSFKTTTRLIGRKAWKALHVSGMWVLAAVFTYSNFKRIPLSAWYVLPFGIMFSAIVVRVIGKLAQKAKRVAADRKLTQ, from the coding sequence ATGAACGCCCAAATACCTCGCTACCATGGCTGGTCATTATTCGGCTTGCTGTCGTTACTTGTCCTGTCGATGACTGCGCTGATCTTGGCATTTAACCCTGATTTGATAGAAGCCACTCGTACCGCGATCCGCGCCACAGCACGCACTTCTTTTGCACTGTTCCTAGCCGCTTTCACTGCCTCCGCATTCGCGGTTTTGGTACCTTCGCCACTCTCCAAAACCCTAGTACGCGAACGACGCTTCATCGGCCTAGCCTTTGCATTTTCCCACCTCGTGCATGCGGCTCTGATTTATACCTATGGTCAATTGAATCCGGAGTTCTGGCCTGGTCGTACCACCGTTGGCAACATCCCGGGTTCAATAGGTTATTTATTCATAATATTGATGACCTTGACCTCATTCAAAACGACGACGCGTTTAATCGGCCGCAAAGCCTGGAAAGCTCTGCACGTCAGCGGGATGTGGGTGCTGGCAGCAGTCTTCACCTACTCCAATTTCAAGCGCATACCGTTGAGTGCCTGGTACGTGCTGCCGTTTGGCATCATGTTTTCTGCCATCGTCGTCCGAGTGATAGGAAAACTCGCACAAAAGGCCAAGCGTGTTGCCGCTGACCGAAAACTGACCCAGTAA
- the uvrC gene encoding excinuclease ABC subunit UvrC: MTEVFDPGAFLSTVSGRPGVYRMFDSDARLLYVGKAKNLKNRLSSYFRKSGLAPKTAALVARIAQVETTITANETEALLLEQTLIKEWRPPYNILLRDDKSYPYVFLSDGQFPRLSIHRGAKKAKGKYFGPYPSAGAIRESLSLLQKTFFVRQCEDSYYKNRTRPCLQYQIKRCKAPCVGLVEPEVYAEDVRHSVMFLEGRSNALTDELSAGMEEAAINLEFERAAELRDQISLLRRVQDQQSMEGGTGDIDVIAAFVNPGGACVHLISVRGGRVLGSKNFFPQVGIDEDVSEVMAAFLGQYFITSPERDLPSELIVNVVHEDFPTLITAIEELRGRELTISHRVRGTRARWQQLAVTNAEQALGARLANRQHVAARFDALAEVLNLDEPPQRLECYDISHSSGEATVASCVVFGPEGPIKSDYRRYNIEGVTPGDDYAAMHQALTRRFSKLKDGEGKLPDILLVDGGKGQLSMARDVLNELAVPDLILLGVAKGATRKAGFETLYLNDAAHEFTLRGDSPALHLIQQIRDEAHRFAITGHRARRGKTRRTSTLEGVAGVGPTRRRDLLKHFGGLQELSRASIEEIAKAPGISKKLAELIYANLHSE, encoded by the coding sequence ATGACTGAAGTCTTCGATCCAGGCGCTTTTCTGTCCACGGTCAGTGGGCGTCCGGGCGTCTATCGCATGTTCGATAGCGATGCACGTCTGCTGTATGTCGGCAAAGCCAAGAACCTGAAAAATCGTTTGTCGAGCTACTTCCGCAAATCCGGTCTCGCGCCCAAGACCGCTGCGCTGGTCGCCCGTATCGCCCAGGTCGAAACGACCATCACGGCTAACGAAACGGAAGCGTTGCTGCTTGAGCAGACGCTGATCAAGGAATGGCGTCCTCCGTATAACATCCTGCTGCGCGACGACAAATCCTACCCTTACGTCTTTCTCTCGGATGGCCAGTTTCCTCGCCTGAGCATCCATCGCGGTGCGAAAAAGGCCAAGGGCAAGTATTTCGGTCCGTATCCCAGCGCGGGCGCCATTCGCGAAAGTCTGAGTCTGCTGCAGAAGACCTTTTTTGTTCGCCAGTGCGAAGACAGCTATTACAAGAACCGTACGCGTCCTTGTCTGCAATACCAGATCAAACGATGCAAGGCCCCGTGCGTCGGGCTGGTGGAGCCCGAGGTGTATGCCGAAGACGTTCGCCACTCGGTGATGTTCCTCGAAGGTCGCAGCAATGCGCTGACGGACGAGTTGTCCGCCGGCATGGAAGAAGCGGCGATCAACCTCGAGTTCGAACGCGCGGCCGAGCTGCGTGATCAGATTTCACTGTTGCGCCGGGTCCAGGACCAGCAAAGCATGGAGGGTGGAACGGGCGATATAGATGTGATTGCTGCGTTCGTCAATCCGGGCGGCGCCTGCGTTCACTTGATCAGCGTGCGCGGTGGGCGGGTGCTGGGCAGCAAGAACTTCTTCCCTCAGGTCGGCATCGACGAAGACGTTTCCGAGGTCATGGCGGCCTTTCTGGGGCAGTACTTCATTACCAGTCCCGAGCGCGACTTGCCGAGCGAACTGATCGTCAACGTGGTTCACGAGGACTTCCCGACGCTCATCACAGCCATAGAAGAGTTGCGCGGTCGTGAATTGACCATCAGCCATCGGGTGCGCGGTACCCGAGCGCGCTGGCAACAACTGGCCGTCACCAATGCCGAGCAAGCGTTGGGCGCGAGGCTGGCCAACCGTCAGCACGTCGCCGCACGTTTCGATGCCTTGGCCGAAGTGTTGAATCTGGACGAGCCGCCGCAGCGCCTTGAGTGCTACGACATCAGCCATTCCAGTGGCGAAGCCACCGTGGCGTCTTGCGTGGTGTTCGGTCCGGAAGGCCCGATCAAGTCCGACTATCGTCGTTACAACATTGAAGGCGTTACCCCGGGCGACGACTATGCGGCCATGCACCAGGCCCTGACCCGACGCTTCAGCAAGCTGAAGGACGGGGAGGGCAAGCTGCCGGACATTCTGCTGGTGGACGGCGGCAAGGGGCAGCTGTCGATGGCTCGCGATGTGCTCAATGAACTGGCAGTGCCTGACCTGATTCTGTTGGGCGTGGCCAAGGGCGCGACGCGCAAGGCCGGTTTTGAAACCCTGTACCTCAACGACGCGGCCCACGAATTCACCTTGCGCGGCGATTCCCCCGCGCTGCACCTGATTCAACAGATACGCGACGAAGCCCACCGTTTTGCCATCACCGGGCACCGCGCGCGCCGTGGCAAAACCCGTCGCACCTCGACACTTGAGGGGGTTGCCGGCGTCGGTCCGACACGGCGGCGCGATTTGTTAAAACATTTTGGTGGATTGCAGGAGCTGTCTCGTGCCAGCATCGAAGAGATCGCCAAAGCACCCGGGATCAGTAAAAAGCTCGCAGAGTTGATTTATGCAAATCTGCACAGCGAGTAG
- the pgsA gene encoding CDP-diacylglycerol--glycerol-3-phosphate 3-phosphatidyltransferase — protein MNIPNLITVLRVLLIPIFILLFYLPYQWSYLASASVFAFAAATDWLDGYLARRLEQSTPFGAFLDPVADKLMVAVALVLLVQEHGNLWLTLPAAVIIGREIVVSALREWMAELGARAHVAVSNLGKWKTAAQMLALVILLANPSDFTFWVLIGYALLLVSAGLTLWSMVQYLRAAWPHLKTDVEKK, from the coding sequence ATGAATATCCCTAATCTGATTACCGTTCTACGCGTCCTGCTCATCCCGATCTTTATTTTACTGTTTTACCTGCCTTACCAATGGAGCTACCTGGCGTCTGCCTCGGTCTTCGCATTTGCCGCCGCCACAGACTGGCTGGACGGTTATCTGGCCCGTCGTCTGGAACAAAGCACACCGTTCGGGGCTTTCCTCGATCCCGTGGCTGACAAGCTGATGGTGGCCGTTGCGCTGGTGCTGCTGGTGCAAGAACACGGCAACCTGTGGCTGACGCTGCCGGCCGCCGTCATCATCGGTCGCGAAATTGTCGTCTCGGCACTGCGCGAATGGATGGCCGAACTCGGCGCACGCGCTCACGTCGCCGTGTCGAACCTGGGCAAATGGAAAACCGCCGCGCAAATGCTGGCGCTGGTGATCCTGCTGGCTAATCCGTCAGACTTCACCTTCTGGGTCTTGATCGGTTATGCCTTGCTACTGGTGTCTGCCGGGCTGACATTGTGGTCCATGGTCCAATACCTGCGGGCTGCCTGGCCGCATCTGAAGACCGACGTGGAAAAGAAATAA
- a CDS encoding MOSC domain-containing protein — MSDHPTIKTILTGKAVPYTRRGSLSGILKSPCHQVAVTEMGLVGDEQGDPRVHGGPEKAIHHYPFDHYSAWVRELGPIALLQAPGAFGKNLSTLGWTEETVCLGDCFKVGTVTLQISQGRMPCWKLNDRLAVKDMSLRVQRSGRTGWYYRVLEGGTIVTGDRIALVERRYPAWTVARVASVLFSSGFSKEQIEECLGLPLTASWRRTLEKRLEKSQIEDWNPRLEGPKA, encoded by the coding sequence ATGTCTGACCACCCGACTATCAAGACGATCCTGACAGGCAAGGCAGTGCCCTATACACGAAGAGGATCGTTGAGCGGAATTTTGAAGTCGCCCTGTCATCAGGTCGCCGTGACCGAAATGGGTTTGGTCGGAGACGAGCAGGGTGATCCACGCGTTCATGGCGGGCCGGAGAAAGCGATTCATCATTACCCCTTCGACCACTACTCCGCATGGGTCCGAGAGCTTGGGCCGATTGCCCTATTGCAAGCCCCTGGAGCATTTGGTAAGAACCTCAGCACGCTGGGATGGACCGAAGAGACGGTTTGTCTCGGAGACTGCTTTAAGGTGGGTACTGTCACTTTACAAATTTCCCAGGGACGAATGCCCTGTTGGAAACTCAACGACCGTTTGGCTGTGAAGGATATGTCCTTGCGTGTCCAGCGGTCCGGCCGGACGGGCTGGTATTACCGAGTGCTGGAAGGGGGAACTATTGTCACTGGTGATCGAATCGCACTGGTAGAGCGCCGCTATCCAGCCTGGACCGTCGCACGTGTCGCCTCAGTGCTGTTTAGCTCCGGGTTCAGTAAAGAGCAGATTGAAGAATGTCTCGGTTTGCCGCTAACTGCCTCTTGGCGACGAACCCTTGAAAAGCGGCTGGAAAAAAGCCAGATCGAAGATTGGAACCCAAGGCTGGAAGGTCCTAAGGCATAG
- a CDS encoding diguanylate cyclase, whose product MEGMDGHEVCRRLKADSATQGIPIIFITAQQQESDEVLGLELGTVDLISKPINTTIVRARVRTHLTLKLQSDLLRSMALMDGLTGVANRRKFNEDILADWRLCFREQKPLSLILVDVDYFKRYNDRYGHQAGDDCLRSVAQTLSETVRRPYDLVARYGGEEFACVLPNTVLSDAVEIAERMQERVRTLGIST is encoded by the coding sequence ATGGAAGGCATGGATGGGCATGAAGTATGCCGTCGACTCAAGGCTGACTCTGCAACCCAGGGCATCCCCATCATCTTCATTACCGCACAGCAGCAGGAGTCAGATGAGGTGCTAGGTCTGGAGCTTGGCACGGTGGACCTCATCAGCAAACCCATCAATACCACCATTGTCAGAGCACGGGTACGAACACATCTAACCTTGAAACTACAGAGCGATCTGCTGCGTTCCATGGCATTGATGGATGGTCTTACTGGGGTGGCCAATCGACGCAAATTTAATGAGGACATATTGGCGGATTGGCGTCTGTGCTTTCGAGAGCAAAAGCCGCTATCGCTCATTTTGGTGGATGTCGACTATTTCAAGCGCTACAACGACCGGTACGGACACCAGGCTGGAGATGACTGCTTGAGATCCGTTGCCCAAACGTTATCTGAAACGGTTAGACGGCCCTACGACCTAGTCGCTCGGTATGGTGGCGAAGAGTTCGCCTGCGTTTTGCCCAATACAGTTCTTTCTGATGCGGTCGAGATTGCAGAAAGAATGCAAGAGCGTGTTCGGACATTGGGCATCTCCACGTGA
- a CDS encoding TIR domain-containing protein yields the protein MAAPRMIDRFTGSAGRASLIEVLLEQRLILGKEDLATRFAEVGELVQIEKDREFITQGDQDSDVYFIITGAVEVRVHDRTVAARGPQDHVGEMSALVPTATRSATVVATEPTLALKVPAHDFKAAADNHPSVWRHVTKQLAERLTQRNQHVRPSHEAALVFIICSTEALPVAREIQNQFQHDKFFVKIWTEGTFRASQYALDSLEEQLDESDFAIAIVTPDDLVESRGEEQGAPRDNVIFELGLFVGRLGRPRSFLVEPRGDEVRLPSDLKGITTIGYSTRSAQDLASRLGPACNQMREIFNELGPK from the coding sequence ATGGCAGCCCCTCGGATGATTGATCGTTTTACAGGCTCGGCGGGACGAGCCTCGTTGATTGAAGTACTTCTGGAGCAGCGCTTGATTTTGGGCAAGGAGGATCTGGCAACCCGGTTTGCCGAGGTTGGGGAACTCGTTCAGATTGAGAAAGATCGCGAATTCATCACGCAAGGGGACCAAGATTCAGACGTTTATTTCATCATCACTGGCGCAGTCGAAGTGCGGGTGCATGATCGTACAGTTGCTGCTCGCGGGCCACAGGATCATGTGGGTGAAATGTCTGCACTGGTGCCCACGGCGACCCGCTCTGCAACAGTAGTCGCTACGGAACCCACCTTGGCATTGAAGGTGCCTGCCCACGACTTCAAAGCTGCGGCGGACAATCACCCGTCAGTGTGGCGTCATGTAACCAAGCAACTTGCGGAACGGCTTACCCAGCGAAATCAGCACGTGCGACCGTCTCATGAAGCGGCGCTCGTCTTCATTATCTGCTCTACCGAGGCCCTGCCAGTAGCGCGAGAAATACAAAATCAGTTTCAGCACGATAAGTTCTTCGTAAAAATTTGGACTGAGGGCACCTTCAGGGCATCGCAATATGCTCTTGATAGCCTAGAAGAACAGCTCGACGAAAGCGATTTTGCGATCGCTATCGTGACGCCTGATGATCTCGTTGAAAGCCGAGGGGAGGAGCAAGGTGCCCCGCGAGACAACGTCATTTTCGAGCTTGGACTTTTCGTCGGCCGCCTCGGCCGCCCTCGTTCATTTCTCGTCGAACCCCGTGGCGACGAGGTTCGGCTTCCGTCAGACCTCAAAGGAATCACCACTATCGGCTACAGCACGCGCTCGGCTCAGGATTTGGCCTCGCGGCTTGGCCCTGCCTGCAACCAAATGCGAGAAATTTTCAACGAACTGGGCCCGAAGTAA
- a CDS encoding E2 domain-associated cysteine-rich protein yields MSTALHSLTQIAPDYGGTCVQSPNLAGILKLPVQLVDGRTIPYVLEVRDFDGVVSVREEISEHLPPFCPERHINSDGTFCLNYSPVHSLKIEDEATARAWMETVYKFLKLQERAKGLRKWPNDKAWAHGNAARHQMRVQAAVKVLGKNLAKAQSSRLLTVRRRYSKGRAIFELLHNGECLCRVWEATRKVANQSRKCLCGISGRRRPKALRKCLDHGAQVVELVLALHEWDLEEKRYWDTMQNRMCCGTCDNCPLASSSSGAAPDLTAIHQTNLL; encoded by the coding sequence TTGAGCACAGCACTTCACTCACTTACGCAGATTGCTCCCGATTACGGGGGCACCTGCGTTCAATCTCCCAACCTAGCCGGCATCTTGAAGTTGCCGGTTCAACTGGTTGATGGCCGGACAATACCTTATGTCTTAGAGGTTCGCGATTTTGACGGTGTTGTTTCGGTGCGTGAGGAGATTTCCGAGCACTTACCTCCATTTTGCCCGGAAAGGCACATCAACTCAGACGGTACCTTTTGCCTAAATTACTCACCGGTCCATTCTTTGAAGATTGAGGACGAAGCGACTGCTCGCGCCTGGATGGAGACAGTTTACAAGTTTTTGAAACTACAGGAGCGGGCGAAGGGGCTGCGCAAGTGGCCAAACGACAAGGCGTGGGCACATGGCAATGCCGCGCGCCATCAGATGCGGGTGCAGGCGGCTGTAAAAGTTCTGGGTAAAAACCTGGCGAAAGCGCAGTCCTCGCGCTTACTTACGGTTAGGCGTAGGTACTCAAAGGGCCGTGCAATTTTTGAATTGCTCCATAACGGTGAATGCCTATGCCGGGTTTGGGAAGCTACAAGAAAGGTCGCGAATCAGAGTAGGAAATGCCTCTGCGGGATTTCTGGGAGACGACGTCCCAAGGCGCTCCGGAAATGCCTTGACCATGGCGCGCAAGTGGTAGAGCTAGTGCTAGCGCTGCATGAATGGGACCTGGAGGAAAAGCGCTACTGGGATACTATGCAAAACAGGATGTGCTGTGGGACTTGCGATAACTGTCCGCTTGCTTCTTCCAGCAGTGGTGCTGCGCCCGACTTGACTGCGATCCATCAGACGAACTTGCTGTGA
- a CDS encoding LexA family transcriptional regulator, producing the protein MKAVDVRPIVPSDEPKLMQQLGQLACGFPSPGLDHEEPSLSLDELVGMRAPSMFVGRATGRSMTGKGIFDRDFLIINRALTPAQDDVIVARIGSEFTVKTYCVSNGVPFLQAENPSGPPIRLGDDEECEIWGVVTFNLHPLRGAFA; encoded by the coding sequence ATGAAAGCAGTAGATGTTCGCCCGATTGTTCCGTCTGATGAACCCAAGCTAATGCAGCAGCTCGGCCAACTGGCCTGTGGCTTTCCCTCACCTGGGCTCGACCACGAAGAACCTTCTTTGTCGCTCGATGAGCTTGTTGGTATGCGCGCACCCTCAATGTTCGTGGGTCGTGCAACCGGTCGCTCGATGACAGGAAAAGGGATTTTCGACCGCGACTTTTTGATAATCAATCGAGCCCTCACGCCCGCCCAGGACGACGTGATCGTTGCAAGGATCGGATCTGAATTCACCGTGAAAACGTACTGCGTTTCCAATGGTGTTCCATTTCTTCAGGCCGAAAATCCATCTGGCCCACCTATCCGCCTGGGAGACGACGAAGAGTGCGAAATCTGGGGCGTTGTGACGTTCAATTTGCACCCGCTGCGTGGAGCATTCGCATGA
- a CDS encoding DUF2790 domain-containing protein — protein MISIVDNDDGNCGIVDARMTYLDSTGNQKVLEYRKFAACDNQGG, from the coding sequence GTGATCTCCATTGTAGATAACGACGACGGAAACTGTGGCATCGTCGATGCTCGCATGACCTACCTTGATTCCACCGGTAATCAGAAGGTTCTTGAATACCGCAAATTCGCAGCGTGCGATAACCAAGGGGGCTAA
- a CDS encoding histone-like nucleoid-structuring protein, MvaT/MvaU family: MSKIAEFKALEAQLAEHMRQLDEMKNDDGLKKEIEFETKLRALMGEYSVSLPAIIALLDPSARRSAKPSEPKLVRKARSVKRYKNPHTGELIETKGGNHKLLKEWKTEHGGQEVESWLQ; encoded by the coding sequence ATGTCAAAAATTGCAGAATTCAAAGCCCTCGAAGCCCAGCTCGCTGAACACATGCGTCAGCTGGATGAAATGAAGAACGATGACGGCCTCAAAAAAGAAATTGAATTCGAAACCAAGCTTCGCGCTTTGATGGGTGAATATAGTGTTTCACTGCCTGCGATCATCGCGTTGCTCGACCCTAGTGCTCGCCGCAGTGCTAAGCCATCCGAACCCAAGTTGGTTCGCAAAGCGCGCTCTGTGAAGCGCTACAAAAACCCTCACACCGGCGAGCTAATTGAAACCAAGGGCGGCAACCACAAGCTCTTGAAAGAGTGGAAAACCGAGCACGGTGGTCAGGAGGTTGAATCCTGGCTCCAATGA